The DNA sequence AAAGTTACAAGATAGGCACGGTTGGGCAACCACTAGAAAACGTGGAAGTTCAAATTGCGGTGGATGGCGAAATACTCACTCGCGGCCCACACGTAATGAGAGGGTATTATAAAAATGAAGAGGCGACCACCGAAGCCATTGATGAAGAAGGTTGGTTTCACACCGGTGATGTTGGGGAACTGGACCATGACAATTTTCTGAAGATCACCGATCGGAAGAAAAACCTCATTGTCACATCCGGTGGCAAGAACGTAGCGCCGCAACCGTTGGAAGGATCTATTGCCAACAGTCAGTATGTAGAACAGGTCATCCTTATCGGCGATAAAAGGAAATTCGTGAGCGCGGTGATTGTTCCAACCTTCGAAGCTCTGGAAGCCTGGGCGGACAAAGAAAATATCCAATATACTTCCCGGGAGGATTTGGTGGAGCAAGAGCAGGTATATGAGTTCTTCGAGGAGGAAGTTGAGCGCCAGCAGGCGGATTTCGCCCGGTACGAGAAGGTAAAGAAATTCCTGCTGTTGCCGAGTGAGTTCACCATCGAAGACGGAACTCTCACCCCGAAGTTGAGTATTAAGCGTCACGTGGTGGAGGAACGGTTTAAAGAAGAAATCGATGCATTATATGAGGAGTGATTGAGTTCAAACTCCGCTAGGGTATCACTATAAAAGCCGGACTTTAAATAAGAGCCAAAGGATCCAATCATTAGCCTCGCATTGAGATTGCGAGGCTAATCTTTATCCACTGAATTATTGGATGAACTAACGATGCCATTTTACCGAAAGATGGCATCTTTTATTTTGTGCAAATCTCTGGAAAAAATGTTATGTTTATCTTCTCAAAATAGAGCAACAGGTCGAATCAAAATTCACAAGGTGTAGCCAAAGGAATAATCCATGGGAATATCCTATAAAGATGCTGGAGTAGACATTGATGCTGGCGAATCTGCGGTCAAAAATATCAAAGAGATGGTGCGCGAAACCTATAACGACAATGTGCTTAGTGACGTCGGTCAGTTCGGCGGATTTTATGCCTTTCCCAAAGATAATTATACCAATCCGGTATTAGTTTCCTCCACTGATGGAGTCGGAACAAAGCTGAAGGTGGCGTTTAAGACCGGTATCCATTCCACCATCGGACAGGATTTGGTGAATCATTGTGTGAACGATATCCTGACCAGCGGCGCTGTACCGATGTTTTTTCTGGACTACATCGGCATCGGAAAAATGGAAGAACAGGTTGTCAGCGAAGTGGTCAGCGGGTTTGCTAAGGCGTGCAAAGAGAACTCCTGTGTACTCATCGGCGGAGAAATGGCTGAAATGGCGGGCTTTTATACTCCCGGTGAATACGATGTCGCCGGAACAATTGTCGGAGTAGTCGAACGGGATCATATAATTAACGGAGGAAATATCAGTGAAGGGGATGTTGTCGTCGGATTGCAATCAACTGGCCTGCATACTAACGGATATACCCTGGCACGTAAAGTGTTACTTGAGGAATTTGACGTGGATACATATCGGGACGAACTCGGAGAAACCATTGGCGAGGCGCTCCTGAGAGTTCACAAATCGTATCAAAATGAGATTCGTCCGTTAATTGGAGATTCCCGCCTGAAGGGCATTGCACATATAACCGGCGGCGGATTGCTGGGAAACTCCAGCCGGATTATTCCGGACGGTCTTTCCCTGAGTGTCGACTGGGACGCATGGGAACTTCCGCCGTTGTTCAGATTAATAAAGGAAACAGGTGATATTAGCGACCACGAGATGCGGCGCACATTTAATTGCGGTATTGGGCTCGTTACTGTAGTGCCGGCGGAAGAGGCTGACTTTTTTATGGAGCATTTTGAAAAGTACCAGAGTCAACCCGTCGTTATAGGCGAAATTGGGAAATCCGAATAGAAGGTGATTATATACGATGGCTGAAATTGGACTTATTGGCGCCGGAAGTTGGGGATTGGCACTCTCCAGAAGGTTGTCCCTGAACGGACACGATGTCACGGTCTGGGTGTTTGAGCAAGATGAATTCGAGGAGCTGAAGGAGACCAACGGGAGTCAGGATTATCTTCCGGGTATCACACTTCCTGAAGCGATTACCTACACAAACAGCCTGGATGAGCTGCAGGGAATGAGTGAATTACTTCTGGCAGTACCGTCCCACGCCATGCGCACTGTGGTCAGCCAGATGGCTGGATTGGCCTTTGCACCGCAGTTAATCATCAACGTAGCCAAAGGCATCGAAAACGATACCCGGCTTCGGATGAGTCAGGTTATCAGCCAGGAGCTGGAATCTGTGACGTCTCAGGATATCGTGACCGTCTCCGGCCCCAGTCACGCGGAGGAGGTCAGCCGGGACATTCCAACCGCCGTGGTCGCGGCATCGGATTCGCTGAAAGCGGCGGAGCGCGCTCAACAATTGCTTATGGACAAAACATTCCGGGTCTATACGAATAATGATATTATCGGGGCTGAACTTGGTGGTTCGGTCAAAAATGTTATTGCCATAGCCGCCGGGATTCTGGATGGAATGGAGTTCGGCGATAATCCGAAGGCGGCACTTATGACCCGCGGCATTACGGAAATCACTCGTCTCGGTCTGGCTGCGGGGGCGAAGGAGCAGACGTTTTCAGGCCTCTCCGGCATTGGCGACCTTATCGTCACCTGCCTGAGTCAGCACAGCCGAAATCGCCATGTGGGGGAAGAGATCGGCAAAGGAAATAAGCTCGATGATATCATTGGAAAAATGAAAATGGTTGCCGAAGGTGTCAAGACGACAAAATCTGTGCACCAGATGGCC is a window from the Candidatus Neomarinimicrobiota bacterium genome containing:
- the purM gene encoding phosphoribosylformylglycinamidine cyclo-ligase translates to MGISYKDAGVDIDAGESAVKNIKEMVRETYNDNVLSDVGQFGGFYAFPKDNYTNPVLVSSTDGVGTKLKVAFKTGIHSTIGQDLVNHCVNDILTSGAVPMFFLDYIGIGKMEEQVVSEVVSGFAKACKENSCVLIGGEMAEMAGFYTPGEYDVAGTIVGVVERDHIINGGNISEGDVVVGLQSTGLHTNGYTLARKVLLEEFDVDTYRDELGETIGEALLRVHKSYQNEIRPLIGDSRLKGIAHITGGGLLGNSSRIIPDGLSLSVDWDAWELPPLFRLIKETGDISDHEMRRTFNCGIGLVTVVPAEEADFFMEHFEKYQSQPVVIGEIGKSE
- a CDS encoding NAD(P)H-dependent glycerol-3-phosphate dehydrogenase: MAEIGLIGAGSWGLALSRRLSLNGHDVTVWVFEQDEFEELKETNGSQDYLPGITLPEAITYTNSLDELQGMSELLLAVPSHAMRTVVSQMAGLAFAPQLIINVAKGIENDTRLRMSQVISQELESVTSQDIVTVSGPSHAEEVSRDIPTAVVAASDSLKAAERAQQLLMDKTFRVYTNNDIIGAELGGSVKNVIAIAAGILDGMEFGDNPKAALMTRGITEITRLGLAAGAKEQTFSGLSGIGDLIVTCLSQHSRNRHVGEEIGKGNKLDDIIGKMKMVAEGVKTTKSVHQMAAELNVEMPISEEVHNVLFHDKDPHQAITDLMTREPVHERHSMQ